The following proteins are encoded in a genomic region of Roseinatronobacter sp. S2:
- a CDS encoding NAD(P)-dependent oxidoreductase, with product MRIFFTGGSGKAGKHAVSWLLDQGHRVLNADLVPLDDLRVDNLRVDLTDIGQVYSAMSGLAGLDELDDPAGAPRFDAVVHFAAIPRILIGPDSEVFRVNTLSTYNVIEAAVKLGIRKVIFASSETTYGVCFAHGEQRPEYLPVDEAHPTVPHDSYAMSKVANEVTARSFQARTGIDIYGLRINNVIEPHEYADMFPAFVQDAALRRRNIFGYIDARDLGHMVECCLRTDGLGYQVFNVANADTSVDIPAAEIIARFYPDVPLRRDISGHETFYAIDKARELVGFAPKHGWRDKVAK from the coding sequence ATGCGAATTTTCTTTACCGGCGGCTCCGGCAAGGCGGGCAAACATGCCGTATCCTGGTTGCTTGATCAGGGGCACAGGGTGCTGAACGCCGATCTGGTGCCGCTGGATGATCTGCGCGTGGATAACCTTAGGGTGGATCTGACAGATATCGGGCAGGTGTATTCCGCGATGTCGGGGCTGGCCGGGCTGGACGAACTGGATGATCCCGCAGGGGCCCCGCGTTTTGATGCCGTGGTGCATTTTGCAGCGATCCCGCGCATTCTGATCGGCCCGGATTCCGAAGTGTTTCGCGTAAACACCCTAAGCACCTATAATGTGATCGAAGCCGCCGTGAAGCTGGGCATCCGCAAGGTTATTTTTGCATCATCAGAAACGACCTACGGGGTTTGCTTTGCACATGGTGAACAGCGGCCAGAGTATTTGCCGGTGGATGAAGCCCACCCCACCGTCCCGCATGACAGCTACGCCATGTCGAAAGTCGCAAACGAGGTGACGGCGCGATCCTTTCAGGCGCGAACAGGGATCGACATTTACGGGCTGCGCATCAACAACGTGATTGAGCCGCATGAATATGCCGATATGTTCCCTGCCTTTGTTCAGGACGCGGCACTGCGCCGTCGCAATATTTTCGGCTATATAGACGCGCGTGATCTGGGCCATATGGTTGAGTGTTGCCTGCGCACCGACGGGCTGGGTTATCAGGTGTTCAACGTGGCAAATGCCGACACATCTGTTGATATTCCGGCGGCTGAAATCATTGCGCGCTTTTACCCCGATGTGCCCCTGCGCCGCGACATTTCTGGGCATGAGACATTTTATGCAATCGACAAGGCCCGCGAACTTGTGGGCTTTGCCCCCAAGCATGGCTGGCGCGACAAGGTTGCGAAATAG
- a CDS encoding TRAP transporter large permease produces the protein MAYADIVAISGFAALFAMLLLRVPVGVALALVGVGGFAAIRGWNPALNLLATSPIRILTDFHLSLVVFFILMGALATNSGLSREVFRAASAWFGPLRGGVAMSTVVACGGFAAISGSSVATAATMTRVALPEMRRYGYREDMATGVIAAGGTLGIMIPPSVVMVIYAFITETDVSQLFIAGIIPGLMAIVLYMLTIRIAYGRGLPEGQPFVLREAVASLSGVWAVMVLFAAVIGAIYLGVATPTEASALGAIATLAIGVARGQLNTDKILGALVETLRISVSIFTVLIGAVLFGYFLAITRSPQKLTAWLVGLDMSAHGTLALILIAFIIAGCILDTMAMILLLVPIVFPVIMHLGFDPIWFGVIIVMVAELGMITPPMGINVFVINTLSKGVRLTTIFRGVLPFVVTDVIRLILLILFPALVLFLPNTM, from the coding sequence GTGGCATACGCTGACATTGTCGCCATAAGCGGTTTTGCCGCATTGTTTGCCATGCTGTTGCTGCGTGTTCCGGTGGGCGTGGCGCTGGCCTTGGTCGGTGTGGGTGGTTTTGCCGCTATACGCGGCTGGAACCCCGCGCTGAACCTGCTGGCCACATCGCCCATTCGGATCTTGACGGATTTTCATCTAAGCCTTGTTGTGTTCTTCATTCTGATGGGGGCGCTGGCCACCAATTCCGGCCTGAGCCGCGAGGTGTTTCGTGCCGCCAGCGCATGGTTCGGCCCGCTGCGCGGCGGGGTTGCCATGTCCACGGTCGTGGCCTGTGGCGGGTTTGCGGCCATATCGGGCAGTTCGGTCGCCACGGCGGCCACGATGACCCGCGTGGCCCTGCCCGAAATGCGCCGCTATGGCTACCGCGAGGATATGGCCACCGGCGTTATTGCTGCGGGCGGCACGCTGGGCATCATGATCCCGCCATCTGTGGTGATGGTCATTTATGCCTTCATCACCGAAACCGATGTCAGCCAGTTGTTTATTGCGGGCATCATTCCCGGGCTGATGGCGATTGTGCTGTATATGCTGACCATCCGCATTGCCTATGGGCGCGGCTTGCCGGAGGGGCAGCCGTTCGTGCTGCGCGAAGCTGTGGCGTCACTGTCGGGTGTCTGGGCCGTGATGGTGCTGTTTGCCGCCGTGATCGGGGCCATCTATCTGGGTGTTGCCACCCCGACCGAAGCATCGGCGCTTGGCGCAATCGCGACATTGGCAATCGGGGTCGCGCGGGGGCAGTTGAATACCGACAAGATACTGGGCGCGTTGGTCGAAACGCTGCGCATCTCGGTCTCCATCTTTACTGTGCTTATCGGGGCTGTGCTGTTTGGCTATTTTCTGGCCATCACCCGATCCCCCCAGAAACTGACGGCATGGCTGGTCGGGCTGGACATGTCCGCGCATGGCACGCTGGCGCTGATCCTGATCGCCTTTATCATCGCGGGCTGCATTCTGGATACGATGGCGATGATCCTGCTTCTGGTGCCAATCGTGTTTCCGGTCATCATGCATCTGGGGTTCGACCCCATATGGTTTGGTGTCATTATCGTCATGGTGGCGGAATTGGGCATGATCACCCCGCCCATGGGCATCAATGTATTCGTTATCAATACCTTGTCTAAAGGCGTGCGGTTAACGACCATATTCCGTGGCGTGCTGCCTTTTGTCGTGACGGATGTGATCCGGTTGATCCTGCTGATCCTGTTTCCGGCGCTGGTGCTGTTCCTGCCGAATACGATGTAG
- a CDS encoding TRAP transporter small permease translates to MMRLLDLYMRAVELVAAVLLGAVTLLVVASTLGRYVFAWPIPDSFDFSRLLLGACLAWGFAVIGLRGGHVQVDLVAQTVSPGIRRAIDAIAWTFLLFFAVLVAWKMLGRVDSARISGETTFDLRIPVWPFLGLIWAGIAASVVTISIKLVRIITGREQVDSSEDLDFKEVTRGIR, encoded by the coding sequence ATGATGCGTCTGCTTGATCTATACATGCGCGCTGTGGAACTGGTTGCGGCTGTCCTGTTGGGGGCCGTGACGCTGCTGGTCGTGGCCTCGACGCTTGGGCGATATGTTTTTGCCTGGCCGATCCCGGACAGTTTCGACTTTTCGCGCCTGCTGCTGGGGGCGTGTCTGGCATGGGGCTTTGCGGTGATCGGGTTAAGGGGCGGACATGTGCAGGTCGATCTGGTGGCGCAAACTGTCAGCCCGGGCATTCGCCGCGCGATTGACGCCATTGCGTGGACGTTCCTGCTGTTCTTTGCGGTGCTTGTTGCGTGGAAAATGCTGGGGCGTGTGGACAGCGCGCGCATATCAGGCGAAACCACCTTTGACCTGCGCATCCCGGTCTGGCCGTTTCTGGGGCTGATCTGGGCAGGGATCGCGGCCAGTGTTGTGACCATTTCCATAAAGCTGGTGCGCATCATCACTGGGCGCGAACAGGTCGACTCGTCCGAAGATCTGGATTTCAAAGAGGTCACCCGTGGCATACGCTGA
- a CDS encoding TRAP transporter substrate-binding protein produces the protein MTAKVMMTVATLAMAMGGAATAQEVSLALSHWLPPVHEVHTDGMTEWADSIAAASEGRIQVDLYPAQQLGSAPDHYDLARDGIVDIAFVNPGYQAGRFPIIAAGELPFLVSNGTTANRALHEWYMQHAAQEMPDVHVCLVNLHDPGTFHATRGPIAEPGDYAGMNIRPPQGTIARMISLMGASPVQVPVPEMRAILSSGGADATVSPWHSLSVFNVADIVTHHLDLPLYSVTFVYAMNQGVYDSLSPENREVIDAHCTPEWSERINAAWAEQESSGRARLVDQEGHVFYTPDEDQMTQWQALSDQLREEWAQAAANAGLDDPQAALDDLTARLQAVGAAYE, from the coding sequence ATGACAGCAAAGGTAATGATGACAGTGGCAACGCTGGCTATGGCCATGGGCGGCGCTGCGACCGCACAAGAAGTAAGCCTCGCACTGTCGCACTGGCTGCCGCCAGTGCACGAAGTGCATACGGATGGCATGACCGAATGGGCGGATTCAATCGCCGCCGCATCCGAGGGGCGCATTCAGGTTGATCTGTATCCGGCCCAGCAGCTTGGGTCGGCACCCGACCATTACGATCTTGCGCGTGATGGCATCGTCGATATTGCTTTCGTCAATCCGGGCTATCAGGCGGGGCGTTTCCCCATTATTGCCGCAGGCGAATTGCCGTTCCTTGTGTCGAATGGCACCACCGCCAACCGCGCCTTGCATGAATGGTATATGCAGCATGCCGCGCAGGAAATGCCCGATGTGCATGTCTGTCTGGTCAACCTGCATGATCCGGGCACATTTCATGCCACGCGTGGCCCCATCGCTGAACCCGGTGATTATGCGGGCATGAATATCCGCCCCCCGCAGGGCACGATTGCGCGCATGATCAGCCTGATGGGCGCAAGCCCTGTGCAGGTTCCTGTTCCCGAAATGCGCGCTATCCTGTCATCCGGTGGCGCGGATGCGACTGTGTCGCCGTGGCACAGCCTGTCGGTGTTCAATGTGGCTGATATTGTCACCCATCATCTGGACCTGCCGCTGTATTCGGTGACATTTGTTTACGCCATGAACCAAGGCGTTTATGACAGCCTGTCCCCCGAAAACCGCGAGGTGATTGACGCACATTGCACGCCCGAATGGTCCGAACGGATCAACGCGGCATGGGCCGAGCAGGAATCGTCGGGGCGTGCGCGCCTTGTCGATCAGGAAGGGCATGTTTTCTACACCCCCGATGAGGATCAGATGACACAATGGCAGGCCCTGTCCGACCAGTTGCGCGAAGAATGGGCGCAAGCGGCTGCGAATGCCGGACTTGACGACCCGCAAGCCGCGCTGGATGACCTGACAGCACGCCTTCAGGCTGTTGGCGCGGCCTACGAATAA
- a CDS encoding MarR family winged helix-turn-helix transcriptional regulator: MLAKSVLAKPDLDDAPQGDLALQPELAGSINFRLRMAQILAYKSFEACTPDHGGAARYLGLLSIICANPGQPQHRVAEAVGLQRSSLVPILDRLEANGIVERRAVEGDRRSNAVWATTLGEQITAELTRKAQAVEEQTLAGFSDAEVTDLLAALDRVISNLKRL, translated from the coding sequence ATGCTGGCAAAATCTGTTTTGGCGAAACCTGATTTGGACGACGCGCCGCAAGGTGATCTGGCGTTGCAGCCGGAACTGGCTGGCAGCATCAACTTCCGCCTGCGCATGGCGCAAATTCTGGCCTATAAATCTTTCGAGGCCTGCACGCCCGACCATGGCGGTGCTGCGCGCTATCTGGGGCTTTTGTCCATTATCTGCGCCAATCCCGGCCAGCCGCAGCACCGTGTGGCGGAAGCTGTGGGGCTTCAGCGGTCCAGTCTGGTGCCTATTCTGGACCGGCTGGAAGCCAACGGAATTGTAGAACGCCGCGCGGTCGAAGGGGACCGCCGCAGCAATGCCGTATGGGCCACAACGCTTGGTGAACAGATTACGGCTGAGCTGACGCGCAAGGCGCAGGCCGTGGAAGAGCAAACGCTGGCAGGGTTCAGTGACGCCGAAGTTACAGACCTGCTGGCCGCGCTGGACCGGGTTATTTCCAATCTGAAGCGGCTATAG
- a CDS encoding AMP-binding protein — protein sequence MTPTPAPAIWPANHDGLALVDMTLGDMLDGQAATFGGRMAVCVDDAARGASVTWTYAQLRDHADRAARGMIALGVQAGDRVALMAPNCAEWVMLEYALAKVGAVLVTVNPALKRDELAYVLAQGRVSALIFTPQFRGADIAADLLALMPDLGNITNGHRTAPAEFPLLRNLVCIGQGGSCFARPFADMLDLGDTVPDSARQSRQAAVQTRDVAQIQYTSGTTGKPKGAMLTHYSTLNNARLMADRGGYTPDDVMLSAMPLFHTAGCVCNVMAMLACGGCLVTMDAFDPARMLALWQRHSPTLLNAVPTMMTRMLEHPDAAQTNMRTLRRVISGGTSIPPSLMRRMRDQTGGEPLIIMGMTECSPVITQTWPGDDLDTRLQTAGTPLPHTEIRIIDPYTGAVVPFGTAGELCIRGYLTMAGYFDMPDKTAETIDSDGWLHSGDLAVLEESGHLRIVGRLKDMVIRGGENVYPVEIETCLLDHPSVSQAQVVGVPDPELGEEIFAFVVLTDGGTATETDLQGFCKTRMARHKMPKYISLVDRMPMTANGKIQKFALRHAAATAIADGTIKAVRR from the coding sequence ATGACCCCGACCCCCGCCCCCGCCATCTGGCCTGCAAATCACGATGGCCTTGCACTTGTGGATATGACGCTTGGCGACATGCTGGACGGGCAGGCCGCGACCTTCGGGGGGCGCATGGCGGTTTGCGTGGATGATGCGGCGCGCGGCGCATCCGTCACATGGACATATGCGCAACTGCGCGATCATGCTGACCGTGCAGCGCGGGGCATGATTGCGCTGGGTGTGCAGGCAGGCGACCGCGTGGCGCTAATGGCCCCGAACTGCGCGGAATGGGTCATGCTGGAATACGCGCTGGCCAAGGTGGGCGCGGTTCTGGTGACGGTCAACCCCGCGCTGAAACGCGATGAACTGGCCTATGTGCTGGCGCAGGGCCGCGTCAGCGCGCTGATTTTTACCCCACAGTTTCGCGGTGCAGATATTGCGGCGGATTTACTGGCGCTGATGCCCGATCTGGGCAACATCACAAACGGGCACCGCACCGCGCCTGCGGAATTTCCGCTGTTGCGCAATCTGGTGTGCATAGGTCAGGGCGGCAGCTGTTTCGCGCGCCCCTTCGCGGATATGCTGGATTTGGGCGACACAGTGCCCGACAGCGCACGCCAGTCCCGTCAGGCCGCGGTTCAGACCCGCGATGTGGCGCAAATTCAATATACCAGCGGCACCACCGGCAAACCCAAGGGCGCAATGCTGACGCATTATTCCACGCTGAACAATGCCCGCCTGATGGCCGATCGCGGCGGCTACACCCCGGATGATGTCATGCTGTCGGCCATGCCGCTGTTTCATACGGCGGGCTGTGTGTGCAATGTGATGGCCATGCTGGCCTGTGGCGGGTGTCTGGTCACGATGGATGCCTTTGACCCCGCGCGCATGCTGGCCCTGTGGCAGCGCCACAGCCCGACATTGCTGAATGCAGTGCCAACCATGATGACCCGCATGCTGGAACACCCCGACGCCGCGCAGACCAATATGCGCACGCTGCGGCGTGTCATCTCTGGCGGGACAAGTATTCCCCCCAGCCTGATGCGGCGCATGCGCGACCAGACGGGGGGCGAGCCGCTGATCATCATGGGCATGACCGAATGCAGCCCTGTCATAACCCAGACATGGCCGGGTGACGATCTTGACACGCGGCTGCAAACGGCTGGCACCCCCCTGCCCCACACGGAAATCCGCATCATAGACCCCTACACAGGGGCGGTCGTGCCCTTTGGCACGGCGGGCGAATTGTGCATACGGGGCTATCTGACCATGGCGGGCTATTTCGACATGCCCGACAAGACCGCGGAAACCATTGACAGTGACGGCTGGCTGCATAGCGGTGATCTGGCGGTGCTGGAAGAAAGCGGCCATTTGCGCATCGTCGGGCGGTTGAAGGATATGGTCATTCGCGGTGGTGAAAACGTGTATCCGGTGGAAATTGAAACCTGCCTTCTGGATCACCCGTCTGTCAGTCAGGCGCAGGTTGTGGGTGTGCCCGATCCCGAACTGGGAGAGGAGATTTTTGCCTTCGTCGTGCTGACAGATGGCGGCACGGCCACAGAAACCGACTTGCAAGGGTTTTGCAAAACCCGCATGGCACGCCATAAGATGCCCAAATACATTTCCCTTGTGGACCGGATGCCCATGACAGCAAACGGCAAAATCCAGAAATTCGCCCTGCGACATGCAGCAGCGACGGCCATTGCGGATGGCACGATAAAGGCGGTGCGCAGATGA
- a CDS encoding enoyl-CoA hydratase/isomerase family protein: MTNPPLLTKREGAVLVLTLNRPEARNALSPELICRLADTLADAAEDPEIRCIILTGAGEHAFCSGGDLALSLPLLSGARAPQTDWDHRLLNEDGLDARIAFRGFEMNKPVIAAINGPCMAGGMEMLLGTDIRLTVPHARFALPEAARGVIPFAGALVRLPRQIPYALAMEMLLTGAAIDAETALKAGLVSRIVPADDLMPAAMEIAQRIAENAPIAVREIKRTVTAASGLTLNDGFDLEDRAKDVVMATDDAREGPRAFIEKRKAVYHGR, translated from the coding sequence ATGACAAATCCCCCCCTGCTGACAAAACGCGAAGGCGCGGTTCTGGTCTTGACACTGAACCGGCCCGAAGCGCGCAATGCCCTTAGCCCCGAACTGATTTGCCGGCTGGCCGACACGCTGGCCGATGCGGCTGAAGACCCGGAAATACGTTGCATTATTCTGACCGGCGCGGGCGAGCATGCGTTTTGTTCGGGCGGCGATCTGGCGCTGTCACTGCCGCTTCTGTCGGGGGCGCGTGCACCCCAAACCGACTGGGACCACCGTTTGCTGAATGAAGACGGTCTTGATGCGCGCATCGCTTTTCGCGGGTTTGAAATGAACAAACCCGTCATTGCCGCCATCAATGGCCCGTGCATGGCGGGTGGTATGGAAATGCTGCTGGGCACTGACATCCGGCTGACTGTCCCCCATGCGCGCTTTGCGCTGCCGGAAGCGGCGCGCGGGGTCATTCCCTTTGCGGGCGCATTGGTGCGACTGCCGCGCCAGATACCCTATGCGCTGGCCATGGAAATGTTACTGACAGGGGCTGCCATCGATGCCGAAACCGCGCTGAAAGCAGGGCTTGTCAGCCGAATTGTCCCCGCTGATGACCTGATGCCCGCCGCGATGGAAATTGCCCAGCGCATTGCGGAAAACGCGCCCATTGCGGTGCGTGAAATCAAGCGCACGGTCACGGCGGCAAGCGGGCTGACGTTAAATGACGGGTTCGATCTGGAAGACCGTGCCAAGGATGTTGTCATGGCCACAGATGATGCGCGCGAAGGGCCGCGCGCCTTTATCGAAAAACGCAAGGCGGTGTATCATGGGCGCTGA
- a CDS encoding SDR family NAD(P)-dependent oxidoreductase, whose protein sequence is MGADAQACRLDGKTIIVTGAGQGIGQATALALAHAGAAVIVNDVDKDAADSVADTIRAGGGQAAAVIAAIGTDGAAETCVSAAIDHFGRLDGLFANAGVLRDSVLWKTEDAAFDLVIATHLRGTFQCARAAARQFRAQGGGGSLVYAASPAGQSGNFGQGAYAAAKAGIVGMMRSHALELARDKVAVNAIIPTALTRMTATIPALAPHVAAMEQGQPLPERLRAKHGIGTAQDIAPLVVFLASDGARGITGQCIGIGGDRLSLWSHPAEIRVATQPGGWSADTLSGHWPAFCDGALQPVGVPLDFD, encoded by the coding sequence ATGGGCGCTGACGCACAGGCATGCAGGCTGGATGGCAAAACCATTATTGTCACCGGCGCGGGGCAAGGTATTGGTCAAGCCACCGCGCTGGCCTTGGCGCATGCGGGTGCGGCAGTTATCGTCAATGATGTGGACAAAGACGCCGCAGACTCGGTCGCCGACACCATTCGCGCAGGCGGGGGGCAGGCGGCCGCCGTGATTGCCGCCATCGGCACCGATGGCGCTGCCGAAACCTGTGTCAGTGCGGCGATAGATCATTTCGGACGGCTGGACGGGCTGTTTGCCAATGCGGGTGTGTTGCGCGACAGTGTCTTGTGGAAAACCGAAGATGCGGCGTTCGATCTGGTCATAGCCACCCATTTGCGCGGCACGTTTCAATGCGCACGCGCTGCTGCACGGCAGTTCCGCGCGCAAGGCGGGGGCGGCAGCCTGGTCTATGCGGCGTCCCCCGCTGGGCAGTCGGGCAATTTTGGGCAAGGCGCCTATGCGGCGGCCAAGGCAGGGATTGTCGGCATGATGCGCAGCCATGCACTGGAACTTGCGCGCGACAAGGTGGCCGTCAACGCCATTATCCCCACAGCGCTGACGCGGATGACCGCAACCATTCCCGCGCTGGCCCCGCATGTCGCCGCCATGGAACAGGGCCAGCCCCTGCCAGAGCGGTTGCGCGCAAAACATGGTATCGGCACCGCGCAGGACATAGCGCCGCTGGTGGTGTTTCTGGCATCTGATGGGGCGCGGGGCATAACGGGGCAATGCATCGGGATTGGCGGCGACCGTCTGTCGCTTTGGTCGCATCCGGCGGAAATCAGGGTGGCCACACAACCGGGCGGCTGGAGTGCGGACACCCTGTCCGGGCACTGGCCCGCGTTCTGTGACGGGGCGCTGCAACCGGTTGGTGTTCCGCTGGATTTTGACTAG
- a CDS encoding SLC13 family permease: protein MTTPQFLVFAILATTMGLFLWGRLRHDIVALIALLACVMAGLVPAAEAFAGFGHPAVITVACVLVLSQGLQNTGAVDWLARAALPREAGRLVSMSALMGLGAVLSGFMNNVGAMALLMPVAVQLSGRLNLTAGQVLMPLAFGTILGGMTTLIGTPPNLIVSGFRAEAGLGHFAMFDFAPVGVAVAVAGVAFVALVGWRLVPARKASGTDGFETGSYLTEVRVPEDSKAVGMTLRSFEREIEDSESQIVGLVRNEVRMTAPHGGRRIRADDILVLEADVETLAKALSVFGIKLEEQQSSSDSDDENTATAAKQASEDEDIAKRDEDIVLRELAVLPGSSIVGRTARDMHLRTRYGLNLLAVSRAGHPPKARLRTLALKSGDLLLMQGPAEVMAEFINETGCVPLGERELRIPDKRMALLAGAIMLGAVGIATLGLLPAAAAFMLGVIASMLLRTVPPRQVYTAIDWPVIVLLAALIPVASAMQVTGAADVLARFLVDIIAQGNAIAALAVVLVTTMFLSDVMNNAATAAVMCPIAIGIAIALGVNPDSFLMAVAIGASCAFLTPIGHQNNTLILGPGGFGFSDYWKLGLPLEMLVVAVSMPLLLIVWPL, encoded by the coding sequence ATGACAACGCCGCAATTTCTTGTTTTTGCTATTCTTGCCACAACGATGGGCCTGTTTCTTTGGGGACGGCTGCGTCATGACATTGTGGCACTGATCGCATTGCTGGCTTGCGTCATGGCAGGGCTGGTTCCCGCCGCCGAGGCGTTTGCCGGTTTCGGGCATCCTGCGGTGATCACAGTGGCTTGTGTGCTGGTGCTTAGTCAGGGGTTGCAGAATACCGGCGCTGTGGACTGGCTGGCGCGTGCGGCACTGCCACGCGAAGCCGGTCGGCTGGTCAGCATGTCGGCATTGATGGGACTGGGCGCGGTGCTGTCGGGGTTCATGAATAATGTGGGGGCCATGGCGCTGCTGATGCCGGTGGCCGTGCAACTGTCGGGACGGTTGAACCTGACGGCAGGCCAGGTGCTTATGCCGCTGGCCTTTGGCACCATTCTGGGGGGCATGACCACGCTGATCGGCACACCGCCCAACCTGATCGTATCCGGTTTTCGCGCCGAAGCGGGCCTTGGTCATTTCGCCATGTTCGATTTCGCGCCTGTGGGTGTGGCGGTGGCGGTGGCGGGCGTGGCGTTCGTGGCGCTTGTCGGCTGGCGGCTTGTGCCTGCGCGCAAAGCGTCCGGCACAGACGGCTTTGAAACCGGAAGCTACCTGACAGAGGTGCGCGTGCCGGAAGACAGCAAGGCCGTCGGCATGACCCTGCGCAGTTTTGAGCGCGAGATAGAAGACAGCGAATCGCAAATTGTGGGACTGGTGCGCAATGAGGTGCGCATGACCGCCCCCCATGGCGGGCGGCGCATTCGCGCAGATGACATTCTGGTGCTGGAAGCAGATGTCGAAACGCTGGCCAAGGCGCTTTCGGTCTTTGGCATCAAGCTGGAGGAACAACAGTCATCATCCGACAGCGACGACGAAAACACCGCCACGGCAGCGAAACAAGCCAGCGAAGACGAAGACATCGCGAAGCGTGACGAAGATATTGTTCTGCGCGAATTGGCCGTGCTGCCGGGGTCCAGCATCGTCGGGCGAACGGCGCGCGACATGCATCTGCGCACCCGTTACGGGCTGAACCTGCTGGCGGTGTCGCGCGCAGGGCATCCGCCAAAAGCGCGACTGCGCACCCTTGCATTGAAATCCGGCGATCTGCTGCTGATGCAAGGCCCTGCCGAGGTGATGGCAGAATTCATCAACGAAACAGGATGCGTGCCGCTGGGCGAACGTGAACTGCGCATCCCCGACAAGCGTATGGCGCTTCTTGCAGGCGCAATCATGCTGGGGGCGGTGGGCATTGCGACACTGGGTCTGTTGCCTGCGGCGGCGGCCTTCATGCTGGGGGTGATCGCGTCCATGCTGTTGCGCACGGTGCCACCACGACAGGTCTATACGGCCATTGACTGGCCGGTGATCGTGCTGCTGGCTGCCCTGATCCCTGTCGCAAGCGCAATGCAGGTTACAGGTGCCGCGGATGTACTGGCGCGGTTTCTTGTAGACATAATCGCACAGGGCAATGCCATAGCGGCGCTTGCTGTGGTTCTGGTCACAACCATGTTCCTGTCTGACGTCATGAACAATGCCGCCACCGCAGCGGTGATGTGCCCCATCGCAATCGGTATCGCCATCGCCTTGGGGGTCAACCCCGACAGCTTTCTGATGGCGGTGGCCATCGGGGCGTCCTGCGCATTCCTGACCCCGATCGGGCACCAGAACAATACCCTGATCCTTGGCCCTGGCGGATTTGGTTTTTCTGATTACTGGAAACTGGGTCTGCCACTGGAAATGCTGGTGGTCGCAGTCAGCATGCCGCTGCTGCTGATTGTGTGGCCGCTGTAG
- a CDS encoding glycine zipper 2TM domain-containing protein: MKRVIVAAAFVAGIGALAGCTNDPQINAATGGLVGAAAGTQVGSGSGRTAAILGGAAAGTVVGGNAPTR, translated from the coding sequence ATGAAAAGAGTTATCGTCGCGGCAGCCTTCGTCGCAGGTATAGGCGCACTGGCCGGCTGCACAAACGACCCGCAGATCAATGCAGCCACCGGTGGGCTTGTGGGCGCTGCGGCTGGCACGCAGGTCGGGTCAGGTTCCGGCCGGACCGCAGCCATTCTTGGCGGCGCCGCTGCCGGAACTGTGGTTGGCGGGAACGCACCGACCAGATGA
- a CDS encoding GntR family transcriptional regulator, with protein sequence MKIQAYDISKTASATTIVFDALRHAIITGDLKQGEHLRQDEIARAFNVSRIPIREALQKLEQHGLITTQRYKGAVVAGLSLEEASEIFEFRAFVEPEVIRRAVPRMSQQVLNDAQSCCEVFASAEDPMRWGDLNRRFHTTLYESSGLPYHMEMLNKAMDRIDPYLRAQLLLSDGMERANNEHFAIVEACKANDVDRAAELTRLHILGAKESLIRHWQN encoded by the coding sequence ATGAAGATACAGGCATACGACATCTCAAAAACAGCGTCGGCGACGACCATCGTGTTCGACGCTTTGCGCCACGCGATCATCACGGGCGATCTGAAGCAGGGAGAGCATCTGCGGCAGGATGAAATCGCGCGCGCCTTCAATGTCAGCAGGATACCGATCCGCGAAGCGTTGCAGAAGCTTGAACAGCACGGGCTGATAACGACCCAGCGCTACAAGGGGGCGGTTGTTGCCGGGTTGTCGCTTGAAGAAGCCTCGGAGATATTCGAGTTCCGCGCCTTTGTGGAACCCGAAGTCATCCGCCGCGCGGTGCCGCGCATGTCGCAGCAGGTGTTGAATGATGCCCAAAGCTGTTGCGAAGTTTTTGCCAGTGCCGAAGATCCGATGCGCTGGGGCGATCTGAACCGCCGTTTTCATACTACCTTATACGAGTCCAGCGGCCTGCCCTATCATATGGAAATGCTAAATAAGGCCATGGACCGTATTGATCCCTATCTGCGTGCGCAGTTGCTGCTAAGCGATGGTATGGAACGCGCGAACAACGAACATTTTGCCATTGTCGAGGCCTGCAAGGCAAATGATGTCGACCGCGCGGCAGAACTTACTCGCCTGCATATTCTTGGTGCCAAGGAGTCCCTGATACGGCACTGGCAGAACTGA